A single window of Streptomyces aquilus DNA harbors:
- a CDS encoding Mrp/NBP35 family ATP-binding protein has protein sequence MASEDAVREALATVNDPEINRPITELGMVKSVDIGADGAVAVTVYLTVSGCPMRETITQRVTDAVAAVDGVTRVDVTLDVMSDEQRKELATALRGGQTEREVPFAKPGSLTRVYAVASGKGGVGKSSVTVNLAAAMAADGLKVGVVDADIYGHSVPRMLGADGRPTQVENMIMPPSANGVKVISIGMFTPGNAPVVWRGPMLHRALQQFLADVYWGDLDVLLLDLPPGTGDIAISVAQLVPNAEILVVTTPQQAAAEVAERAGSIAVQTHQKIVGVVENMSGLPCPHCDEMVDVFGTGGGQTVADGLTRTTGATVPVLGAIPIDVRLREGGDEGKPVVLSDPDSPAGKALRDIAGKLGGRQRGLAGLSLGITPRNKF, from the coding sequence ATGGCTAGCGAAGACGCGGTGCGCGAGGCACTGGCGACGGTGAACGACCCCGAGATCAACCGCCCCATCACGGAACTCGGGATGGTCAAGTCGGTCGACATCGGCGCGGACGGGGCGGTCGCGGTCACCGTGTACCTGACGGTCTCGGGTTGCCCGATGCGCGAGACGATCACGCAGCGCGTGACGGACGCGGTCGCGGCCGTCGACGGCGTCACCCGTGTCGACGTCACGCTCGACGTGATGAGCGACGAGCAGCGCAAGGAGCTGGCGACGGCCCTGCGCGGCGGCCAGACCGAGCGCGAGGTCCCCTTCGCCAAGCCCGGCTCGCTCACGCGCGTGTACGCGGTCGCCTCCGGCAAGGGCGGCGTCGGCAAGTCCTCGGTGACGGTGAACCTGGCGGCGGCGATGGCGGCCGACGGTCTGAAGGTCGGTGTGGTCGACGCCGACATCTACGGCCACTCGGTGCCGCGCATGCTGGGCGCCGACGGGCGACCCACCCAGGTCGAGAACATGATCATGCCGCCGTCGGCGAACGGCGTGAAGGTCATCTCCATCGGCATGTTCACCCCGGGCAACGCCCCGGTCGTGTGGCGCGGCCCGATGCTGCACCGCGCGCTCCAGCAGTTCCTCGCGGACGTGTACTGGGGCGACCTGGACGTCCTGCTCCTCGACCTCCCGCCGGGCACCGGTGACATCGCGATCTCCGTGGCCCAGCTGGTCCCGAACGCCGAGATCCTGGTCGTGACGACCCCGCAGCAGGCGGCGGCCGAGGTCGCCGAGCGCGCCGGCTCCATCGCCGTCCAGACCCACCAGAAGATCGTCGGCGTGGTCGAGAACATGTCGGGCCTGCCGTGCCCGCACTGCGACGAGATGGTCGACGTCTTCGGCACCGGCGGCGGCCAGACGGTCGCCGACGGCCTGACCCGCACCACGGGTGCCACGGTCCCGGTCCTCGGCGCCATCCCGATCGACGTCCGTCTGCGCGAGGGCGGCGACGAGGGCAAGCCGGTCGTCCTGAGCGACCCGGACTCCCCGGCGGGCAAGGCCCTGCGCGACATCGCGGGCAAGCTCGGCGGCCGCCAGCGCGGCCTCGCGGGCCTGTCCCTGGGGATCACCCCGCGCAACAAGTTCTAG
- a CDS encoding DUF1003 domain-containing protein has product MAPERETARERTPSGATATTRPRTRLDQPRPPRRRLLPEWDPEAFGRLSERIARFLGTGRFIVWMTVVIIAWVLWNVFAPGDLRFDNYPFIFLTLMLSLQASYAAPLILLAQNRQDDRDRVNLEQDRKQNERSIADTEYLTREIAALRIGLGEVATRDWIRSELQDLVKELEERQDGHGVFPAERSAGRDADDR; this is encoded by the coding sequence ATGGCTCCTGAGCGCGAGACCGCCCGCGAGCGCACCCCCAGCGGCGCCACCGCCACCACCCGCCCGCGCACCCGCCTGGACCAGCCCCGGCCGCCGCGGCGCCGGCTGCTGCCCGAGTGGGACCCGGAGGCCTTCGGGCGGCTGTCGGAGCGCATCGCACGCTTCCTCGGCACGGGCCGGTTCATCGTCTGGATGACGGTCGTCATCATCGCGTGGGTGCTGTGGAACGTGTTCGCCCCCGGCGACCTGCGCTTCGACAACTACCCCTTCATCTTCCTCACCCTGATGCTGTCGCTCCAGGCTTCCTATGCGGCGCCTCTCATCCTGCTCGCGCAGAACCGGCAGGACGACCGAGACCGCGTCAACCTCGAACAGGACCGCAAGCAGAACGAGCGGTCCATCGCCGACACCGAGTATCTGACCCGGGAGATCGCCGCCCTGCGCATCGGCCTCGGCGAGGTCGCGACCCGCGACTGGATCCGCTCCGAACTCCAGGACCTGGTGAAGGAGCTGGAGGAGAGACAGGACGGGCACGGTGTATTCCCGGCAGAACGGTCAGCGGGACGTGACGCAGACGACCGCTAG
- a CDS encoding magnesium transporter MgtE N-terminal domain-containing protein: MAGGAPRIFVSHLSGVAVFDPNGDQVGRVRDLVVMLRVGRRPPRVLGLVVELSTRRRIFLPMTRVTSIESGQVITTGVLNVRRFEQRPTERLVFGELLDRRVTLVETREEVTVLDVSVQQLPARRDWEIDKVFVRKGGKGGAFRRKGESLTVEWSAVTGFSLEEHGQGAESLLATFEQLRPADLANVLHHLSPKRRAEVAAALDDDRLADVLEELPEDDQIEILGKLKEERAADVLEAMDPDDAADLLGELPTEDQERLLSLMQPADAADMRRLMSYEEHTAGGLMTTEPIVLRPDATVADALARVRNPDLSPALAAQVYVCRPPDETPTGKYLGTVHFQRLLRDPPYTLVSAIIDDDLQPLDPDAALPLVAGFFATYDMVAAPVVDEAGSLLGAVTVDDVLDHMLPEDWRETEFHLDEDEEGGVAAHGS; encoded by the coding sequence ATGGCAGGGGGCGCCCCCAGGATCTTCGTCTCGCACCTCTCCGGCGTCGCCGTGTTCGATCCCAACGGCGACCAGGTCGGCCGGGTGCGCGACCTCGTCGTCATGCTGCGCGTGGGCCGCAGACCGCCGCGCGTGCTCGGCCTGGTCGTGGAACTGTCCACGCGGCGCCGCATCTTCCTGCCCATGACCCGGGTGACCAGCATCGAGTCCGGCCAGGTCATCACCACCGGCGTGCTCAACGTCCGCCGCTTCGAACAGCGGCCCACCGAGCGTCTGGTCTTCGGCGAGCTCCTCGACCGGCGCGTCACCCTCGTCGAGACCCGCGAGGAGGTGACCGTCCTGGACGTGTCCGTGCAGCAGCTGCCGGCCCGCCGGGACTGGGAGATCGACAAGGTCTTCGTCCGCAAGGGCGGCAAGGGCGGCGCGTTCCGGCGCAAGGGCGAGTCGCTGACCGTCGAGTGGTCCGCCGTCACCGGCTTCTCCCTGGAGGAGCACGGACAGGGCGCCGAGAGCCTGCTGGCCACCTTCGAGCAGCTGCGCCCCGCCGACCTCGCCAACGTCCTGCACCACCTCTCCCCCAAGCGGCGCGCCGAGGTCGCCGCCGCCCTCGACGACGACCGGCTGGCCGACGTGCTCGAGGAGCTGCCGGAGGACGACCAGATCGAGATCCTCGGCAAGCTCAAGGAGGAGCGGGCGGCCGACGTGCTGGAGGCCATGGACCCGGACGACGCGGCCGACCTGCTCGGCGAGCTGCCGACGGAGGACCAGGAGCGGCTGCTGAGCCTGATGCAGCCCGCCGACGCGGCCGACATGCGGCGCCTGATGTCCTACGAGGAGCACACCGCGGGCGGTCTGATGACGACCGAGCCGATCGTGCTGCGGCCCGACGCCACCGTCGCCGACGCCCTCGCGCGCGTGCGCAACCCCGACCTCTCCCCCGCGCTCGCCGCCCAGGTCTACGTCTGCCGCCCGCCCGACGAGACGCCGACCGGCAAATACCTGGGCACCGTCCACTTCCAGCGGCTGCTGCGGGACCCGCCGTACACCCTGGTCAGCGCGATCATCGACGACGACCTCCAGCCGCTGGACCCGGACGCGGCGCTGCCGCTCGTCGCCGGGTTCTTCGCGACGTACGACATGGTCGCGGCGCCCGTGGTCGACGAGGCCGGGTCGCTGCTGGGGGCGGTCACCGTGGACGACGTACTGGACCACATGCTCCCCGAGGACTGGCGGGAGACGGAGTTCCATCTGGACGAGGACGAAGAGGGCGGGGTGGCAGCTCATGGCTCCTGA
- a CDS encoding magnesium and cobalt transport protein CorA, translated as MSMIRDLRAVVRPSRPSLRKGVRMDGGAYDTTRDPGTPSAVVDCAVYRDGARVETPLPLTPHEAMRQVRRDGGFVWIGLHEPTEAEFAGIASEFGLHPLAVEDAVQAHQRPKLERYDDSLFTVFKTIHYVEHDRLTANSEVVETGEVMCFTGRDFFITVRHGGQGSLRALRHRLQDDPELLAKGPSAVLHAIADHVVDGYIAVADAVQDDIDEVETDVFSPGRKGSPRGSDAGRIYQLKREVLEFKRAVSPLLRPMQLLSERPMRLIDPDIQKYFRDVADHLARVQEQVIGFDELLNSILQANLAQASVAQNEDMRKITSWAAIIAVPTMVCGVYGMNFDYMPETHWKYGYPVIMMITGVICLGIHRTLKRNGWL; from the coding sequence ATGTCGATGATCCGCGACCTGCGCGCCGTCGTCCGCCCGTCCCGTCCCTCGCTCCGCAAGGGCGTGCGCATGGACGGCGGGGCGTACGACACCACCCGCGACCCCGGCACCCCCTCGGCCGTCGTCGACTGCGCCGTCTACCGCGACGGCGCCCGCGTCGAGACGCCCCTGCCGCTGACGCCGCACGAGGCGATGCGTCAGGTGCGCCGCGACGGCGGCTTCGTCTGGATCGGTCTGCACGAGCCGACCGAGGCCGAATTCGCCGGTATCGCGAGCGAGTTCGGGCTGCACCCGCTGGCCGTCGAGGACGCCGTCCAGGCGCACCAGCGGCCGAAGCTGGAGCGCTACGACGACTCCCTGTTCACCGTCTTCAAGACCATCCACTACGTCGAGCACGACCGCCTCACCGCCAACAGCGAGGTCGTCGAGACCGGCGAGGTCATGTGCTTCACCGGACGGGACTTCTTCATCACCGTCCGGCACGGCGGCCAGGGTTCGCTGCGGGCGCTGCGCCACCGCCTCCAGGACGACCCGGAGCTGCTCGCCAAGGGCCCCTCCGCGGTGCTGCACGCGATCGCCGACCACGTCGTCGACGGCTACATCGCGGTCGCCGACGCCGTGCAGGACGACATCGACGAGGTCGAGACGGACGTGTTCTCGCCGGGCCGCAAGGGCTCCCCGCGCGGCTCGGACGCCGGCCGGATCTACCAGCTCAAGCGTGAGGTGCTGGAGTTCAAGCGGGCGGTGTCGCCGCTGCTGCGGCCCATGCAGCTGCTGAGCGAGCGGCCGATGCGGCTGATCGACCCCGACATCCAGAAGTACTTCCGGGACGTCGCCGACCACCTCGCCCGCGTGCAGGAGCAGGTCATCGGCTTCGACGAGCTCCTCAACTCGATCCTCCAGGCCAACCTCGCGCAGGCGTCCGTCGCGCAGAACGAGGACATGCGGAAGATCACCTCGTGGGCGGCCATCATCGCCGTACCGACGATGGTGTGTGGCGTGTACGGCATGAACTTCGACTACATGCCCGAGACGCACTGGAAGTACGGCTACCCCGTGATCATGATGATCACCGGTGTCATCTGCCTCGGCATCCACCGCACCCTGAAGCGCAACGGCTGGCTGTGA
- a CDS encoding suppressor of fused domain protein has product MADVLPLVEARLRTALGEPDARAAVTFLGTDRIEVLRFHEGDIVRYATLGMSAAPMGDPTAMLADPVKGPRAELFLSVRAGLADTDKVLRALAVLAASPQVEGVIVAPGASLDVGEPLWPGAPFTSVLVAEPGGLVEDLELDEPMDPVQFLPLLPMTPNEAAWKRVHGAQALQERWLTNGTDLRDPSRKSVPLE; this is encoded by the coding sequence ATGGCTGATGTTCTTCCTCTGGTCGAGGCCCGGTTGCGTACCGCGCTCGGCGAGCCGGACGCCCGCGCGGCGGTCACCTTCCTGGGCACGGACCGCATCGAGGTGCTCCGCTTCCACGAGGGCGACATCGTCCGCTACGCCACGCTCGGCATGTCCGCGGCGCCGATGGGCGACCCCACCGCGATGCTGGCCGACCCGGTCAAGGGCCCCCGCGCCGAGCTGTTCCTGTCGGTCCGCGCGGGCCTCGCCGACACCGACAAGGTGCTCCGCGCGCTCGCCGTCCTCGCCGCGTCGCCGCAGGTCGAGGGCGTGATCGTGGCCCCCGGCGCGTCCCTCGACGTGGGTGAACCGCTGTGGCCCGGCGCCCCGTTCACCTCGGTCCTGGTGGCCGAGCCGGGCGGCCTGGTCGAGGACCTGGAGCTGGACGAGCCCATGGACCCGGTCCAGTTCCTGCCCCTCCTGCCCATGACCCCGAACGAGGCCGCCTGGAAGCGGGTGCACGGTGCCCAGGCCCTCCAGGAGCGCTGGCTGACGAACGGGACGGACCTCAGGGACCCGTCCCGGAAGTCCGTCCCGCTGGAGTGA
- a CDS encoding MFS transporter has product MDALDAGAGSLLRQPKAVWATAGASVVAFMGIGLVDPILPSIAQGLDATAGQVSLLFTSYFLITAFAMLITGWVSSRIGGRRTLLLGLAFVVVFAGLAGTSGSVAELVGFRAGWGLGNALFVSTALAVIVGAAAGGSAAAILLYESALGLGMACGPLLGALLGDASWRYPFFGTAFLMAVGFLCITVFLKEQPKPARKTSLLDPVKALGHGGLASAAASAFFYNYTFFTVLAFTPFVLNMTPYKSGAVFFAWGVLLAVFSVIVAPRLQARFGSLKVLGGSLVLLAADVLVLGYGSHTTAIVCTILSGAFIGVNNTVYTELALGVSDAPRPVASAGYNFVRWFAAAAAPYFAPRIEEWTDIHMPFVVAAVTALVGAAVVVVRRTALTHEVEELESKHATEDGVAVFVN; this is encoded by the coding sequence ATGGACGCCCTCGACGCGGGAGCGGGCAGCCTCCTGCGACAGCCCAAGGCGGTCTGGGCCACGGCCGGCGCCTCCGTCGTCGCCTTCATGGGCATCGGACTCGTCGACCCGATCCTGCCCTCCATCGCCCAGGGTCTCGACGCCACCGCCGGTCAGGTCTCGCTGCTCTTCACCTCGTACTTCCTGATCACCGCGTTCGCGATGCTGATCACCGGCTGGGTCTCCAGCCGGATCGGCGGCCGCAGGACACTGCTGCTCGGCCTCGCGTTCGTGGTGGTCTTCGCGGGTCTCGCCGGTACGTCGGGCTCGGTCGCCGAGCTCGTCGGGTTCCGGGCGGGCTGGGGGCTCGGCAACGCCCTGTTCGTCTCGACGGCGCTCGCGGTCATCGTCGGCGCGGCGGCGGGAGGGAGCGCCGCGGCGATCCTGCTGTACGAGTCCGCGCTCGGCCTCGGCATGGCCTGCGGTCCGCTGCTGGGCGCACTGCTCGGGGACGCCAGCTGGCGGTACCCGTTCTTCGGCACGGCCTTCCTGATGGCGGTCGGCTTCCTGTGCATCACGGTGTTCCTGAAGGAACAGCCGAAGCCGGCCCGGAAGACCTCGCTGCTCGACCCCGTGAAGGCGCTCGGCCACGGCGGCCTGGCCTCCGCCGCCGCCTCGGCGTTCTTCTACAACTACACGTTCTTCACCGTGCTGGCCTTCACCCCGTTCGTGCTGAACATGACGCCGTACAAATCGGGTGCCGTGTTCTTCGCCTGGGGTGTGCTGCTCGCGGTGTTCTCCGTGATCGTGGCGCCGCGATTGCAGGCGCGGTTCGGTTCGCTGAAGGTGCTCGGCGGCTCGCTGGTGCTGCTCGCGGCGGACGTGCTCGTCCTCGGCTACGGCAGTCACACCACCGCGATCGTCTGCACGATCCTGTCCGGCGCGTTCATCGGCGTGAACAACACCGTCTACACCGAGTTGGCCCTGGGTGTGTCGGACGCCCCGCGTCCGGTCGCCAGCGCCGGCTACAACTTCGTGCGCTGGTTCGCGGCCGCCGCGGCCCCCTACTTCGCACCGCGGATCGAGGAGTGGACCGACATCCACATGCCGTTCGTGGTGGCGGCGGTCACCGCGCTCGTGGGCGCCGCCGTGGTCGTCGTACGACGGACCGCGCTGACTCATGAGGTGGAAGAGCTGGAGTCGAAGCACGCCACAGAGGACGGTGTGGCGGTCTTCGTCAACTGA
- a CDS encoding DUF6758 family protein has product MRGEPSCPKCGGRVRAPGLFADSWQCDVHGTVHPLQPVIPPSVEALGVVVHRTQVPVWMPWPLPVGWLFTGVGSAGDDRSGGRATAVACSGPGPLGGFGELILVAEELGVGLGARYAGIDGPDPGPYMSVEKPPQAKVLAAGRPTPLWHVSGTPDDRAVFAGEALGLWLWAVVWPEQSGLLMYDELVLTDLRDAGAEVELVPCGALSPRLLKP; this is encoded by the coding sequence ATGAGGGGCGAACCCAGTTGCCCGAAGTGTGGTGGCCGGGTCAGGGCTCCCGGACTCTTCGCCGATTCCTGGCAGTGCGACGTGCACGGGACCGTGCACCCGTTGCAGCCCGTGATCCCGCCCAGCGTCGAGGCCCTCGGCGTCGTGGTGCATCGCACGCAGGTGCCGGTGTGGATGCCGTGGCCGCTGCCGGTCGGCTGGCTCTTCACGGGCGTCGGCAGTGCCGGTGACGACCGCAGTGGCGGCCGTGCGACGGCTGTGGCCTGCTCGGGGCCCGGACCGCTCGGCGGTTTCGGCGAGCTGATCCTCGTCGCCGAGGAACTCGGCGTCGGCCTCGGCGCGCGCTACGCGGGCATCGACGGGCCGGACCCGGGGCCGTACATGAGTGTCGAGAAGCCGCCCCAGGCCAAGGTGCTGGCGGCCGGCCGCCCGACCCCGCTGTGGCATGTCTCCGGTACTCCGGACGACCGGGCCGTGTTCGCGGGCGAGGCGCTCGGGCTGTGGCTGTGGGCGGTCGTGTGGCCCGAGCAGTCGGGACTGCTGATGTACGACGAGCTGGTGCTGACGGATCTGCGGGACGCCGGGGCCGAGGTGGAGCTGGTCCCCTGCGGGGCGTTGTCGCCGCGGCTGTTGAAACCCTGA
- a CDS encoding PHP domain-containing protein, whose amino-acid sequence MRIDLHTHSTASDGTDTPAELVRNAAAAGLDVVALTDHDTTRGHAEAIAALPEGLTLVTGAELSCRIDGVSMHLLAYLFDPEEPELLAERELVRDDRVPRARGMVTKLQALGVPVTWEQVARIAGDGSVGRPHVATALVELGVVPTVSDAFTEDWLADGGRAYVEKHETDPFEAIRLVKAAGGVTVFAHPGADKRGRTVPESAIAKMAAAGLDGIEVDHMDHDPETRDRLRGLAADLGLLVTGSSDYHGSRKTVTLGEFRTDPEVYGEITRRATGAFPVPGTGGA is encoded by the coding sequence GTGCGTATCGACCTGCACACCCACTCCACCGCGTCCGACGGTACGGACACCCCGGCCGAGCTGGTGCGCAACGCTGCCGCCGCCGGGCTGGACGTCGTCGCCCTGACCGACCACGACACCACGCGCGGACACGCCGAGGCCATCGCCGCGCTGCCCGAGGGGCTCACGCTCGTCACCGGGGCCGAGCTGTCCTGCCGGATCGACGGCGTCTCCATGCACCTGCTGGCCTACCTCTTCGACCCCGAGGAGCCGGAGCTGCTCGCCGAGCGTGAGCTGGTGCGGGACGACCGGGTGCCGCGAGCGCGCGGAATGGTCACCAAGCTCCAGGCGCTGGGCGTGCCCGTCACCTGGGAGCAGGTCGCGCGGATCGCCGGCGACGGCTCGGTCGGCCGGCCGCACGTCGCGACCGCGCTCGTCGAGCTCGGTGTCGTACCGACCGTCAGCGACGCCTTCACCGAGGACTGGCTGGCCGACGGCGGCCGGGCGTACGTGGAGAAGCACGAGACCGACCCCTTCGAGGCGATCCGGCTGGTCAAGGCCGCCGGCGGAGTCACCGTCTTCGCCCACCCCGGCGCCGACAAGCGCGGCCGTACCGTCCCCGAGTCCGCCATCGCGAAGATGGCCGCGGCCGGGCTCGACGGCATCGAGGTCGACCACATGGACCACGACCCGGAGACCCGGGACCGGCTGCGCGGGCTCGCCGCCGACCTGGGGCTCCTCGTCACCGGCTCCTCGGACTACCACGGCAGCCGCAAGACGGTGACGCTCGGCGAGTTCCGGACCGACCCCGAGGTGTACGGGGAGATCACCCGGCGGGCGACGGGCGCGTTCCCGGTGCCGGGGACCGGCGGGGCCTGA
- a CDS encoding MarC family protein, with protein sequence MFDAAVFGSLFLTLFVIMDPPGITPIFLALTAGRPGKVQKRMAFQAVCVAGGVIAVFGLLGHQILDYLHVSVPALMIAGGLLLLLIALDLLTGKTDEPKQTKDVNVALVPLGMPLLAGPGAIVSVILAVQKADSVATQVSVWAAILAIHVVLWLVMRYSLLIIRVIKDGGVVLVTRLAGMMLSAIAVQQIINGVTQVIRGS encoded by the coding sequence GTGTTCGACGCTGCCGTTTTCGGCTCCCTCTTCCTGACCCTGTTCGTCATCATGGATCCCCCGGGGATCACCCCGATCTTCCTCGCCCTGACCGCCGGCCGGCCCGGCAAGGTGCAGAAGCGGATGGCCTTCCAGGCCGTCTGCGTGGCGGGCGGGGTGATCGCGGTCTTCGGCCTCCTCGGCCACCAGATCCTCGACTACCTGCACGTCTCCGTGCCCGCGCTCATGATCGCGGGCGGACTGCTGCTCCTGCTGATCGCCCTGGACCTGCTCACCGGCAAGACCGACGAGCCCAAGCAGACCAAGGACGTCAACGTCGCCCTGGTGCCGCTGGGCATGCCGCTGCTGGCCGGGCCCGGTGCGATCGTGTCCGTGATCCTGGCCGTGCAGAAGGCCGACAGTGTCGCCACGCAGGTGTCGGTGTGGGCGGCGATCCTCGCCATCCATGTCGTGCTGTGGCTGGTCATGCGGTACTCGCTGCTGATCATCCGGGTCATCAAGGACGGCGGGGTCGTCCTGGTGACACGGCTCGCGGGGATGATGCTGTCCGCGATCGCCGTGCAGCAGATCATCAACGGGGTCACGCAGGTGATCCGGGGGAGCTGA
- a CDS encoding NYN domain-containing protein has protein sequence MNDDLQALGARIDHTNELLQRMLAEVAKTPSTHAIFVDAGYLYAAAGRLVAGTEDRRAFDIDTEGLIEALIDRARTIFADSRLLRVYWYDGARRRIHTAEQQSIAELPDVKVRLGNLNANNQQKGVDSLIRSDLESLARHRAISDAALLGGDEDLVSAVEAAQGYGARVHLWGIEAPEGRNQAEPLLWEVDSQRVFDLDFFKPYVARRTSAAYEASVTRPAREDVRFVGAQIAAKWLAARGRDALVELLPGHPYLPGSVDQDLLVEAEGLLQYSLRGQADLRRALRDGFWEHLQTQY, from the coding sequence ATGAACGACGACCTTCAGGCGCTGGGCGCCCGCATCGACCACACCAACGAGCTGTTGCAGCGCATGCTCGCCGAGGTGGCGAAGACGCCCTCGACCCACGCGATCTTCGTCGACGCGGGGTATCTCTACGCGGCCGCGGGGCGCCTGGTCGCCGGGACGGAGGACCGCCGCGCCTTCGACATCGACACCGAGGGACTCATCGAGGCGCTCATCGACCGGGCCCGTACGATCTTCGCGGACAGCAGACTGCTCCGGGTCTACTGGTACGACGGGGCCAGGCGCCGCATCCACACCGCCGAGCAGCAGTCGATCGCCGAACTCCCGGACGTCAAGGTGCGGTTGGGCAACCTCAACGCCAACAACCAGCAGAAGGGCGTCGACTCACTGATCCGCTCCGACCTGGAGTCCCTCGCCCGGCACCGCGCGATCAGCGACGCGGCCCTGCTCGGCGGCGACGAGGACCTGGTGTCGGCGGTGGAGGCGGCACAGGGCTACGGCGCCCGCGTCCACCTCTGGGGCATCGAGGCCCCCGAGGGCCGCAACCAGGCCGAGCCGCTGCTCTGGGAGGTCGACAGCCAGCGCGTCTTCGACCTCGACTTCTTCAAGCCGTACGTCGCCCGCCGCACGTCCGCCGCGTACGAGGCCTCGGTGACCCGGCCCGCCCGCGAGGACGTCCGTTTCGTCGGCGCCCAGATCGCGGCGAAGTGGCTGGCGGCACGGGGCCGGGACGCCCTGGTGGAGCTGCTGCCGGGCCACCCCTACCTGCCCGGGTCGGTCGACCAGGACCTGCTGGTGGAGGCGGAGGGGCTGCTCCAGTACTCGCTGCGCGGCCAGGCGGACCTGCGGCGGGCGTTGCGGGACGGGTTCTGGGAGCACTTGCAGACGCAGTACTAG
- a CDS encoding alpha/beta fold hydrolase, which translates to MSRPPTFAPPPGARAYSLRTSRGEFAVVDAPVADGVTPRGTALLLPGFTGSKEDFNPLHEPLAARGYRTVAVDGRGQYQSDGPDADESAYAQDELAKDVLAQAAAVGAPVHLVGHSLGGQIARAAVLLDPTPFRSLTLMSSGPAQISGSQQQRVKLLRDALAVMSMAKVWDAIQAMEPPEETDTGELDEGLDDRDDLRRRWLGNKPAQLIATGRQLCTEPDRVGELAAVALPFHVLSGAHDDTWPVPLLDDMAVRLHAHRTVIAGAEHSPNTDRPLETARAFADFWDSTPKTG; encoded by the coding sequence ATGAGCCGTCCCCCCACCTTCGCTCCGCCCCCCGGCGCCCGCGCCTACTCCCTGCGCACGTCACGCGGTGAGTTCGCCGTGGTCGACGCTCCGGTGGCGGACGGCGTCACACCGCGCGGAACCGCCCTGCTGCTGCCCGGGTTCACCGGCAGCAAGGAGGACTTCAACCCGCTGCACGAGCCGCTCGCGGCGCGTGGGTACCGTACGGTCGCCGTGGACGGGCGCGGCCAGTACCAGTCGGACGGGCCGGACGCCGACGAATCCGCTTACGCCCAGGACGAGTTGGCGAAGGACGTGCTCGCTCAGGCGGCTGCCGTCGGGGCGCCCGTGCATCTCGTGGGGCACTCGCTCGGCGGGCAGATCGCGCGGGCCGCCGTCCTCCTCGACCCGACGCCCTTCCGTTCCCTGACCCTCATGTCCTCGGGCCCCGCCCAGATCTCCGGCTCCCAGCAGCAGCGCGTCAAGCTGCTCCGGGACGCGCTCGCCGTGATGAGCATGGCGAAGGTGTGGGACGCGATCCAGGCCATGGAGCCGCCCGAGGAGACCGACACCGGCGAGCTCGACGAGGGGCTCGACGACCGGGACGATCTGCGCCGACGCTGGCTGGGCAACAAGCCCGCCCAACTCATCGCCACCGGCCGCCAGTTGTGCACCGAGCCGGACCGGGTCGGTGAACTGGCCGCCGTGGCGCTGCCGTTCCATGTGCTGTCGGGGGCGCACGACGACACCTGGCCGGTGCCCCTCCTCGACGACATGGCCGTACGACTCCACGCCCACCGCACGGTCATCGCCGGTGCCGAGCACTCCCCCAACACCGACCGTCCTCTCGAAACGGCCCGCGCCTTCGCCGACTTCTGGGACAGCACCCCGAAGACCGGCTAG